In Triticum urartu cultivar G1812 chromosome 6, Tu2.1, whole genome shotgun sequence, the following proteins share a genomic window:
- the LOC125517669 gene encoding cyclin-F2-2-like, with product MMQYAMDPYAGAFARPPPTGFLGVGSCARAANRPARRPPPPSFFGIGSCFRPAADVPARRPPPPGFFGARRPRVLPPAPCEVPMPPKFSKPTAPAPAPVSCVAAASTKLQRLCPDYADDIDHNLRLTEKNADERPLPDYLTKVQQDRVTESARASLVGWMDKFARDHDLADGTLHHAVAYVDRVLSVRALTTDSGYELRLLGAAAVFVAAKYEDRKAVWKLKADQIARYGEFAAGKEVLDMEREMVEALGYQLGGPTAHTFLGHFMRYAEGEDKTRILPLATRLVDHSLLNYTCLRILPSVVAASAIFLARRTLNPPDVLAWNTELTELTGYNCSDMTACVLNMFFFSRSLICSPPS from the coding sequence ATGATGCAGTACGCCATGGATCCCTACGCGGGCGCCTTTGCTCGACCTCCGCCAACCGGCTTCTTAGGCGTCGGATCCTGCGCTCGGGCCGCCAACAGGCCTGCTCGTCGACCACCGCCTCCAAGCTTCTTCGGCATCGGATCTTGCTTCCGCCCGGCTGCCGACGTGCCAGCTCGTCGACCTCCGCCTCCCGGTTTCTTCGGTGCACGCCGTCCCAGGGTGCTCCCGCCAGCGCCGTGCGAGGTACCCATGCCACCAAAGTTCTCAAAGCCCACGGCGCCGGCACCAGCGCCGGTTTCCtgcgtcgccgccgcctccacaaAGCTTCAGCGGCTGTGCCCTGACTACGCAGACGACATCGACCACAACCTCCGGTTGACAGAGAAGAACGCCGATGAGCGGCCGCTACCGGACTACCTGACGAAGGTGCAGCAGGATCGGGTGACCGAGTCAGCGCGCGCCTCCCTCGTCGGATGGATGGACAAGTTCGCCCGAGACCATGATCTCGCCGACGGCACGCTCCACCACGCCGTCGCCTACGTCGACCGGGTCCTGTCGGTGCGAGCCTTGACGACTGACAGTGGCTACGAGCTACGACTCCTGGGTGCCGCGGCCGTCTTTGTCGCCGCCAAATACGAGGACCGGAAAGCCGTGTGGAAGCTGAAGGCCGACCAGATCGCCAGGTACGGCGAGTTCGCCGCGGGCAAGGAGGTGCTCGACATGGAGCGCGAGATGGTGGAGGCGCTCGGGTACCAACTCGGCGGCCCCACGGCGCACACCTTCCTGGGCCACTTCATGAGGTACGCCGAGGGGGAGGACAAGACCAGGATCCTGCCATTGGCGACTCGCCTCGTTGATCACTCTCTGCTCAACTACACGTGCCTCCGCATCTTGCCGTCCGTCGTGGCGGCGTCCGCGATCTTCCTCGCGAGGCGGACCCTGAATCCGCCCGACGTCCTCGCGTGGAACACGGAGCTGACGGAGCTGACGGGTTACAACTGCTCGGACATGACAGCCT